From the Helicoverpa zea isolate HzStark_Cry1AcR chromosome 26, ilHelZeax1.1, whole genome shotgun sequence genome, one window contains:
- the LOC124643097 gene encoding uncharacterized protein LOC124643097, whose amino-acid sequence MKLLLFFTASLLAGLAYSAPTSNDDDDTLVVTADFFPESLAVYTAEHDIVKLLVPLNALNFEDDADEEEESSSDSDALVFFVQADKNENGGLVDQGLFVLKNGQATKLLDHGRDAAAANDDTKTAYFAANDGIYAYNAKDNKAEKYGTVTDDLISIAKVNGSDILYILTADQVVYKVTEEGTKKEKLNQIVNAKELILDYQNNLYYYTNDNKVYVLVGDEVKQISGLPENASSVNIINPPFVIENGVPVIVDNKAYVAYENGTSELAGFDFQIKPTAYAMEATLIQFYAYEKKVYEYNVLTILFSELLSELKSYLEDKTDDIQAIATRSRSDLRA is encoded by the coding sequence TACTGCTGACTTCTTCCCAGAGTCTCTCGCAGTCTACACCGCTGAACACGACATTGTCAAACTCCTCGTCCCATTAAACGCCTTAAACTTTGAAGATGATGCTGATGAGGAAGAAGAATCAAGCTCTGATTCTGATGCCCTCGTTTTCTTCGTCCAAGCTGATAAGAATGAGAATGGAGGACTAGTAGACCAAGGTCTTTTCGTCCTCAAGAACGGCCAGGCCACTAAACTGCTCGATCACGGTAGGGATGCCGCTGCAGCCAACGATGACACTAAGACCGCCTACTTCGCTGCCAACGATggtatctatgcttacaatgcCAAGGATAACAAAGCTGAGAAATACGGCACAGTTACTGACGATCTGATCAGCATTGCCAAAGTTAACGGCAGCGATATCTTGTACATCTTGACCGCTGACCAAGTTGTATACAAAGTCACAGAGGAAGGTACAAAGAAAGAGAAGTTGAACCAAATTGTCAACGCGAAGGAACTGATCTTGGATTACCAGAACAATTTGTACTACTACACAAACGACAACAAAGTCTACGTTTTGGTTGGTGATGAAGTTAAACAAATCTCTGGTCTCCCTGAAAACGCGTCTAGCGTGAACATTATCAACCCACCTTTCGTCATTGAGAACGGTGTGCCTGTCATCGTTGACAACAAGGCCTACGTTGCTTATGAAAATGGTACCAGTGAGTTGGCCGGTTTTGACTTCCAAATCAAGCCTACCGCTTATGCTATGGAGGCTACCCTCATCCAGTTCTACGCTTATGAGAAGAAGGTTTACGAGTACAATGTTCTGACCATCCTGTTCAGCGAACTTTTGTCTGAACTGAAGAGCTACTTGGAAGACAAGACTGATGACATCCAAGCTATTGCCACTAGGTCCAGGAGTGACTTGCGCGCTTAA
- the LOC124643123 gene encoding uncharacterized protein LOC124643123 — MRSIFLTTFFITLCATTKFVKYTPKNTTMFRDEQIIFSSPFNITKLLVPADGQKYLQAESSDIPSIFFTVSDPKSEGGSCIYVLEGFAAYEILEGGRDSTADYSFEKAIYFGAKDGLYKYHPDTLSAKKFGPFRDDIIQLQKANGTDAIYILNSEHKVYKIEKNGTVKTRMQGIGCALEFVLDTSNNIYYVSCGDRMPHIIKSDGNVLSLTASVIEDFKDIKLLRPAFIMENCIPFFGDGVLYILYSNGTYEKKDLVIKERPSAFSVDAALYLVAALNGKIYEFNVMEVLIRSMFGVAAEWPKDVTKIIMSIIETAKDSIFGFAREG; from the coding sequence ATGCGCTCAATATTCCTCACAACATTCTTTATAACATTATGTGCTACAACAAAATTCGTGAAATACACGCCAAAGAACACAACCATGTTCAGAGACGAACAAATCATTTTCTCATCTCCATTCAACATTACCAAACTGTTAGTACCAGCTGACGGTCAGAAATACCTTCAAGCAGAATCGTCTGACATCCCATCAATATTTTTCACTGTGTCAGACCCTAAGTCAGAAGGAGGCAGCTGTATCTACGTCCTCGAAGGATTTGCAGCATACGAAATTCTTGAAGGAGGGAGAGATTCTACAGCAGATTACAGCTTCGAAAAAGCCATTTATTTCGGAGCCAAAGATGGCTTATACAAGTACCACCCAGATACATTATCAGCCAAGAAATTCGGGCCATTCAGAGACGATATAATACAACTCCAAAAAGCAAACGGTACAGATGCAATTTACATCCTAAATTCCGAACATAAAGTCTACAAAATTGAAAAGAATGGAACTGTGAAAACTAGAATGCAGGGCATTGGTTGTGCGCTAGAATTTGTTCTAGATACttctaataacatttattatgttTCCTGTGGAGATCGTATGCCACATATTATTAAGTCAGATGGTAACGTACTAAGTTTAACTGCAAGTGTAATAGAAGATTTTAAAGATATCAAATTGTTAAGGCCGGCTTTCATTATGGAGAACTGTATACCGTTTTTCGGAGATGGCGtgctatatattttgtattcaaaCGGTACATATGAGAAAAAGGACCTGGTTATAAAGGAGAGACCATCAGCTTTCAGTGTCGATGCTGCTTTGTATCTGGTTGCAGCTCTTAATGGTAAAATTTACGAATTCAATGTAATGGAAGTATTAATCAGATCAATGTTTGGTGTAGCTGCAGAATGGCCTAAAGATGTGACAAAGATTATTATGTCGATCATTGAAACAGCTAAGGATTCTATTTTTGGATTTGCTAGAGAGGGATAG